One Benincasa hispida cultivar B227 chromosome 5, ASM972705v1, whole genome shotgun sequence genomic window carries:
- the LOC120078426 gene encoding transcription factor bHLH162-like gives MDPNFQFSASSSSAAKIERRIIEKNRRNQMKNLCSQLNSLLPNHDSKDISLPLPDQIDEAIKYIKELEKKVSSAKEKKNQLQGKNKSSINMDSSSSSSSASPQLNIHQMGKSVEIVLSSGLDNQYLFCETLRILQEEGTEVINASFSVSGNSVFHTIHAQLGDSMVEFGVTKATERLKRLVYGSNSDVEVQKEKQWWDEFPCENWDL, from the exons ATGGATCCCAATTTTCAGTTCTCGGCTTCGTCGTCCTCGGCCGCCAAGATCGAACGACGAATCATAGAGAAAAACAGAAGAAATCAGATGAAAAACCTCTGTTCTCAGCTCAATTCCCTCCTCCCAAATCATGATTCCAAG GATATTTCACTGCCATTGCCTGATCAGATTGATGAAGCAATTAAGTACATAAAAGAGCTGGAGAAGAAAGTGAGTTCAGCtaaagaaaagaagaatcaactacaggggaaaaataaGAGCTCCATAAACATGgattcctcttcttcttcttcatcagcaTCTCCTCAGCTTAACATCCACCAAATGGGTAAAAGTGTAGAGATAGTTTTAAGCAGTGGATTGGATAATCAGTATCTCTTCTGTGAAACTCTTCGCATTCTTCAAGAAGAAGGCACTGAAGTTATCAATGCAAGCTTCTCTGTTTCTGGGAACTCTGTTTTTCACACCATCCATGCACAA CTCGGGGATTCGATGGTGGAATTCGGAGTGACGAAAGCAACGGAAAGATTGAAGAGATTGGTTTATGGATCGAACAGTGACGTCGAAGTGCAAAAAGAGAAGCAATGGTGGGATGAATTTCCATGTGAGAATTGGGATTTATAA